The proteins below are encoded in one region of Sminthopsis crassicaudata isolate SCR6 chromosome 1, ASM4859323v1, whole genome shotgun sequence:
- the MYLIP gene encoding E3 ubiquitin-protein ligase MYLIP produces the protein MLCYVTRPDAVLMEVEVEAKANGEDCLNQVCRRLGIIEVDYFGLQFTGSKGESLWLNLRNRISQQMDGLAPYRLKLRVKFFVEPHLILQEQTRHIFFLHIKEDLLAGNLQCSSEHAVELSALLAQTKFGDYNQNTAKYNYEELCSKELSGAALNSITAKHKELEGMSQASAEYQVLRIVSAMENYGVEWHSVRDSEGQKLLIGVGPEGISICKDDLSPINRIAYPVVQMATQSGKNVYLTVTKESGNSIVLLFKMISTRAASGLYRAITETHAFYRCDTVTSAVMMQYSRDLKGHLASLFLNENINLGKKYVFDIKRTSKEVYDHARRALYNAGVVDLVSRSDQSPPNSPLKSSESSMNCGSCEGLSCQQSKALQEKLRKLKEAMLCMVCCEEEINSTFCPCGHTVCCEGCAAQLQSCPVCRSRIEHVQHVYLPTHTSLLNLTVI, from the exons GTTTGCAGAAGATTGGGAATTATAGAAGTTGATTATTTTGGACTGCAATTTACGGGTAGCAAAGGCGAAAGTTTATGGTTGAATCTGAGAAACCGAATCTCCCAGCAGATGGATGGGCTGGCCCCTTACAGACTTAAACTAAGAGTCAAGTTCTTCGTGGAGCCACATCTCATCTTACAGGAACAGACTAG GCATATATTTTTCTTGCATATAAAAGAGGATCTTTTGGCTGGCAATCTTCAGTGTTCCTCAGAGCATGCTGTTGAACTCAGTGCACTCTTGGCACAAACAAAGTTTGGTGACTATAATCAAAACACCGCCAAGTATAACTATGAGGAACTGTGTTCGAAAGAACTCTCGGGTGCTGCCTTAAACAG tATTACTGCGAAGCACAAGGAGTTGGAAGGGATGAGTCAGGCTTCAGCTGAATACCAAGTTTTGCGAATTGTATCAGCAATGGAGAACTATGGTGTGGAATGGCATTCTGTTAGAGACAGTGAAGGGCAAAAACTGCTCATTGGTGTAGGACCTGAAGGAATCTCAATTTGTAAAGATGATCTTAGCCCAATTAACAG GATTGCATATCCTGTTGTTCAGATGGCAACTCAGTCTGGAAAAAATGTGTACCTGACAGTCACTAAGGAATCTGGTAATAGCATTgttcttctctttaaaatgatcagcacCAGAGCAGCAAGTGGACTTTACCGGGCAATTACTGAAACACATGCTTTTTACAG GTGTGACACAGTTACCAGTGCTGTCATGATGCAATACAGTCGAGACTTAAAGGGGCATCTGGCATCTCTGTTTCTCAATGAAAATATTAACCTTGGTAAAAAGTATGTCTTTGACATTAAACGAACATCCAAGGAGGTGTATGACCATGCAAGGAGGGCTCTTTATAATGCCGGGGTTGTGGACCTTGTTTCAAGAAGTGACCAGAGCCCACCCAATTCTCCCCTCAAATCTTCAGAGAGTAGCATGAACTGTGGGAGTTGTGAGGGGCTCAGCTGCCAGCAAAGCAAAGCACTTCAGGAAAAGTTACGGAAACTGAAGGAAGCCATGTTGTGCATGGTGTGCTGTGAAGAAGAAATAAACTCAACATTTTGTCCTTGTGGTCATACTGTATGCTGTGAAGGTTGTGCTGCCCAATTACAG tcatgtccagtCTGCAGATCCCGAATAGAACATGTTCAGCATGTGTATCTTCCCACCCATACAAGCCTCCTCAATCTTACAGTCATCTGA